A part of Fibrobacter sp. genomic DNA contains:
- a CDS encoding phosphoribosylaminoimidazolesuccinocarboxamide synthase encodes MSLKFETPITEVPLFHQGKVRDMYDLGDSFLMVASDRLSAFDVVLPTPIPGKGKILNQLSLFWFKQLGMKNHLITADVNEYPEVLKKHADYLRGRSMIVKKAHRHSVECIVRGYIVGSGWKDYQKTGKICGHVLPENLQLCQKLEQPLYTPSTKPDVGHDENISFEQTFDIVGEKVATTLKNMSLDIYTKARDYAASKGIILADTKFEFGEIDGETILIDEVLTPDSSRYWPADKYEVGKNQESFDKQYIRDWLETLDWGKCYPGPEIPADVVKNTLDKYIEIFVRLTGKQPEL; translated from the coding sequence ATGAGCTTAAAATTTGAAACCCCGATTACTGAAGTTCCGCTGTTCCACCAGGGTAAGGTACGCGACATGTACGACCTGGGCGACAGTTTCCTGATGGTCGCTTCCGACCGTCTTTCCGCCTTTGACGTGGTCCTCCCCACCCCCATTCCGGGTAAGGGCAAGATCCTGAACCAGCTTTCTCTGTTCTGGTTCAAGCAGCTTGGCATGAAGAACCACCTGATCACCGCCGACGTGAATGAATATCCGGAAGTGCTCAAGAAGCACGCCGACTATCTCCGCGGCCGCTCCATGATCGTGAAGAAGGCTCACCGTCATTCCGTGGAATGCATCGTCCGCGGTTACATCGTGGGTTCTGGTTGGAAGGATTACCAGAAGACCGGTAAGATCTGCGGTCACGTTCTCCCCGAAAATCTTCAGCTCTGCCAGAAGCTGGAACAGCCGCTCTACACTCCCAGCACCAAGCCGGATGTAGGCCACGACGAAAACATCAGCTTCGAACAGACCTTCGACATCGTCGGCGAAAAGGTTGCAACAACCCTGAAGAACATGTCCCTGGACATCTACACCAAGGCTCGCGACTACGCAGCTTCCAAGGGCATCATTCTCGCTGACACCAAGTTCGAATTCGGCGAAATCGATGGCGAAACCATCCTCATCGACGAAGTTCTGACTCCGGACTCCAGCCGCTACTGGCCTGCAGACAAGTACGAAGTAGGCAAGAACCAGGAAAGCTTCGACAAGCAGTACATCCGTGACTGGCTCGAAACTCTCGACTGGGGCAAGTGCTACCCGGGTCCG
- a CDS encoding TIGR02147 family protein, with amino-acid sequence MFARNKINIYDYLDYRLFLRDFYDLEKSLDPTFSYRVFATAVDIDASLLVKILRSKRHLSDTSVNTFVAFFNFKEGKSEYFQEMVAYGKAKTPDAIRKHFETLQKMRPSRCRMLDEARYRYFQQWYYPMVRSALDVYEYRGEQDAVSLGNSCIPKLTAAQIVTSVEALLQLGLAKRNEQGRIVPSDAHVRTQDHWLSASISEYQKTVTELGRQSIENIPKENRDISTLTMALDSSQIEKIRGILADARKSIVNVVNSMPAEQCDSVYQLNFQMFPMMKKVRS; translated from the coding sequence ATGTTTGCCAGAAATAAAATCAACATCTATGATTATCTGGATTACCGGCTTTTTTTGCGGGATTTCTATGACTTGGAAAAATCTCTTGATCCGACTTTTAGCTATCGAGTTTTTGCAACAGCTGTGGACATAGATGCAAGCCTTCTCGTGAAAATTTTGCGATCGAAACGCCACTTGTCTGATACTTCTGTAAATACGTTTGTTGCATTCTTTAATTTCAAGGAAGGCAAATCGGAGTATTTCCAGGAGATGGTTGCTTATGGAAAAGCTAAGACACCTGATGCAATCCGAAAGCATTTTGAAACCTTACAGAAAATGCGTCCATCCCGTTGCCGTATGCTGGATGAGGCACGCTACCGCTATTTCCAGCAGTGGTATTATCCGATGGTACGTTCTGCTTTGGATGTTTATGAATATAGAGGCGAACAGGATGCTGTGTCGCTAGGAAATTCCTGCATTCCAAAGCTTACTGCAGCGCAAATTGTGACGTCGGTGGAAGCTCTCCTTCAGTTGGGACTTGCAAAAAGAAACGAACAAGGTCGTATTGTTCCTTCGGATGCTCACGTTCGCACGCAGGATCACTGGCTCAGCGCGTCTATCAGTGAATATCAGAAAACCGTGACGGAATTGGGTCGGCAGTCTATTGAAAATATTCCCAAGGAAAATCGCGACATTAGCACCTTGACTATGGCGTTGGATTCCTCGCAAATTGAAAAAATCCGTGGAATTTTGGCGGATGCTCGTAAATCCATCGTGAACGTGGTGAATTCCATGCCGGCTGAACAATGCGATAGTGTTTATCAATTAAATTTTCAGATGTTCCCCATGATGAAAAAGGTTCGGTCATGA
- a CDS encoding beta-mannosidase: MNIGKLLLILGATIATASFAAKYEAEAGTLTNDAKKVSDGGASGGAYVDMQSGNLSINNVNAEKTGKYSLKVRYKVGDYKENLLKVNGASAGTLAFEASNNWTDLSTVVTLNAGNNTILIEKYWGWVSVDYIEVNPYVSEPFKISSNLVTPNATESAQKLYTFLVNNFGKKTISGVMTGDMGSYSMGADFKTHDDVKEIYSKGGKYPALVGVDFLFASGPNANSSWNQEYTNKALSLARNLWKQGGIPNFTWHWKDPLDKQDAFYIKGATDGTYTDFDFATAFKSGTTEWNTESAAYKGIIADVDHIADYFLDLQKDGIAGIFRPLHEAGGKWFWWSINSGKQFAALYRLVFDRMVKVKGVKNMIWVYNPISPAVYDWDPGADYYDVIAIDIYNSANDHSSCSSDFDKFKSASKSSKIIALTENGPIPDINNMVKEEAMWSWWMPWYSTWGSTFSSQTSNAMWKSNLNDERVITLEDMPGWASYTPVVNSSSSTPATTSSSSESIASSSSSESAITSSSSNETQHLAKTFNLNVSSEITGIFDMNGHYMGSESALTKLPQGRYIIRSRAAGKTTNSLYLKK, from the coding sequence ATGAATATCGGAAAACTTTTACTCATTTTGGGTGCCACAATTGCCACAGCATCCTTTGCGGCGAAATACGAAGCGGAAGCAGGGACCTTGACCAATGACGCCAAGAAAGTCAGTGACGGCGGGGCTTCCGGCGGAGCCTATGTGGACATGCAATCTGGCAATTTATCCATCAACAACGTCAATGCAGAAAAGACCGGCAAGTACTCTTTAAAGGTTCGTTACAAGGTGGGCGATTACAAGGAAAACCTCCTCAAGGTAAATGGCGCCTCCGCAGGAACTTTGGCTTTCGAAGCCTCCAACAACTGGACAGATTTGTCCACAGTGGTTACACTCAATGCAGGTAACAACACCATCCTCATTGAAAAATACTGGGGATGGGTCAGCGTGGACTACATCGAAGTAAACCCCTACGTATCCGAACCGTTCAAAATCAGTTCAAACCTAGTAACACCCAACGCCACTGAATCCGCCCAGAAGCTTTACACTTTCCTGGTCAACAACTTCGGCAAGAAAACCATTAGCGGTGTAATGACCGGCGACATGGGCAGCTACTCCATGGGCGCAGATTTCAAGACTCACGACGACGTAAAGGAAATTTACAGCAAAGGCGGCAAATATCCTGCGCTTGTCGGCGTAGACTTTCTCTTCGCAAGCGGCCCTAACGCAAACAGTTCTTGGAACCAGGAATACACCAACAAGGCTCTTTCTCTCGCAAGAAACCTCTGGAAACAGGGTGGCATACCCAACTTCACTTGGCATTGGAAAGACCCGCTGGACAAGCAGGATGCCTTCTACATCAAGGGTGCAACCGACGGCACCTACACCGACTTCGACTTTGCAACAGCCTTTAAATCCGGCACCACCGAATGGAACACCGAAAGCGCCGCCTACAAGGGCATCATCGCTGATGTAGACCATATCGCCGATTATTTCCTGGATCTTCAAAAAGACGGTATTGCAGGCATCTTCCGTCCGTTGCACGAAGCAGGCGGCAAATGGTTCTGGTGGAGCATCAATTCCGGAAAACAGTTCGCAGCCCTCTACCGTCTGGTATTCGACCGCATGGTGAAAGTCAAGGGCGTAAAAAACATGATCTGGGTTTACAATCCCATCTCCCCCGCTGTTTATGACTGGGATCCGGGTGCAGACTATTATGACGTTATCGCCATCGACATATACAACAGCGCAAACGATCATTCCAGTTGCTCCAGTGACTTTGACAAGTTCAAGAGTGCTTCCAAGTCATCCAAGATTATCGCCCTTACGGAAAACGGACCCATTCCCGACATCAACAACATGGTGAAGGAAGAAGCCATGTGGAGCTGGTGGATGCCCTGGTACAGCACCTGGGGAAGCACCTTCTCCTCCCAGACATCCAATGCCATGTGGAAGAGCAATCTGAACGACGAACGAGTGATTACTTTGGAAGACATGCCGGGCTGGGCAAGCTACACACCAGTCGTGAACAGCAGCTCCTCCACCCCGGCAACAACAAGCAGTTCGTCAGAGTCCATAGCCTCCAGCAGTTCCTCTGAATCCGCAATTACAAGCAGTTCCTCCAACGAGACCCAGCACCTTGCCAAGACATTTAACTTGAATGTATCTTCTGAGATCACAGGCATTTTCGACATGAACGGTCATTACATGGGTAGCGAATCCGCCCTGACCAAACTGCCCCAAGGACGCTACATCATCCGTTCACGTGCTGCAGGCAAAACAACAAACTCTCTCTACCTAAAGAAATAA